AACCTCGCGGTCAACACGCAGGCCCGGCACCCGGATTCCGCGGCGCGCCTGATCACGTACCTCACGAGCGAGCGGGTGCAACGGCAGGTCCTCACCCAGGGTGCGCTGCCGCCCGTACGGGCCGCGCTGTACCAGGACCCGGAGCTGATCCGGGAGTTCCCGTATCTGCCGACGCTGCGCGCGAGCGTCCTCGCGGCGGCCCCGCGCCCCAAGAGCCCCCGCTACGACCAGGTCAGCCTGGCCGTGCAGGCCGTCGTGCACGACGCGCTGACAGGGCACCAGACGCCTCAGGCGGCGGTGCGGCGGCTGGCGCGCGAGCTGGCGGAGATCTCGCTCCAGGGCTGAGCCCGCTGCGGTCTCCTGGGCGAACCTAGTTACATGTTAGGTAACACGCGTGTCTCAACCTTCCTCTCGGTGGCTGGAAAAGTCAGAATATAAGCCCCCAACTTCCCAGCGTGTGCTAGCTACTCATTGACATCCGTGCGACACGCTTACTTAACATGCATGCATAACCGTTTGCACGCACAGACAGGTCAACGGGTGACGCTCAACACGCACCGCTGGTGGCGCGACGCAGTGATCTACCAGGTGTACGTCCGGAGTTTTCTGGACAGCACCGGGGACGGCATCGGCGATCTCGCCGGAGTCCGGGCCGGACTGCCGTACCTGAAGAAGCTCGGGGTCGACGGCATCTGGCTGAGCCCCTTCTACCCCTCGCCGCAGCACGACCACGGCTACGACGTCGCCGACTACTGCGACGTGGACCCGCTCTTCGGCGACCTCGCCGAGTTCGACCTGCTGATGACGGACGCCCGGCGGCTCGGCATCAGGGTGCTCCTGGACATCGTGCCCAACCACTGTTCCAGCGAGCACCCGTGGTTCCAGGAGGCGCTGGACTCGGCGCCCGGCAGCGCGGCCCGCGCCCGCTTCCACTTCGCCGACGGCCGGGGCCCCGACGGGGCCGAGCCGCCCAACAACTGGCACGCCATGTTCGGCGGCCCCGCCTGGAGCCGGGTCACCGAGCGGGACGGCACCCCCGGCCAGTGGTATCTGCACATGTTCACGCCGGAGCAGCCCGACTGGAACTGGCGCAACCCCGAGATCGCCGCCCACTTCGACCACGCTCTGCGCTTCTGGCTCGACCGGGGCGTCGACGGCTTCCGCATCGACGTCGCCGCCGGCCTGTACAAGCACCCCGAGCTGCCCGACTCGCCGGACCCCGAGGCCGACTACCGCACCCGCGACTCGGTCAACCCGCTCGCCTGGAACCAGCCCGAGGTGCACGACGTCTGGCGCCAGTGGCGGTCGGTGTGCGAGGAGTACACCGCCCGGGACGGCCAGGAGCGGCTGCTCGTCGGCGAGGTCTCCGTGCCGACCGCCCGCGAACACGCCCTGTACGTACGCCACGACGAGCTGCACCAGGCCTTCTTCTTCGACCTGCTCAGGACCCCCTGGGACGCCGACGCCTTCCGCAAGGTCGTCTCCGAGGCCATGCAGGACATAGCCGGCACGGGCTCGACGATCACCTGGGTCCTCAACAACCACGACCAGGTCCGCACCGTCACCCGCTACGGAGAACCCGCCACCGAGGGCAGCGGTCTGGGCGCCGCCCGCGCCCGCGCCGCCGCACTGCTGATGCTGGCGCTGCCCGGAGCCGCGTACATCTACCAGGGCGAGGAGCTGGGCCTGCCCGAGGTCGTCGACCTGCCGGACGACGTCCTCACCGACCCGATCTTCCATCGCACCGGAAGCCGCACCCACGTCCGCGACGGCTGCCGGGTGCCGCTGCCCTGGTCGGGGCAGGCCTCCCCGTTCGGCTTCACCTCCGGGGTCGAGGGTGCCAAGCCGTGGCTGCCGCAGCCCGACTGGTTCGCCGAGTACGCCACCGACCGCGCCCTCGCCGACACCCGCTCCTTCTGGCACCTCTACCGCGACGGGCTCCAACTGCGCGCCGGACTACCCCAGTTGGGCGAGGGCCCGCTGCGCTGGCTGGAGACCGAGCCCGATGTCCTCTGCTTCGTCCGCGGTGACGGCCTGGTGTGCGCCGTCAACTTCGGTACGGCGCCGGCTCCCGCGCCGGTCTCCGGCACTCCTCTGCTGTCCAGCGGCCCCTGCGCGCCCGGCGTCCTGCCCGGCTCGACGGCCGCCTGGTGGATCAGCGACTGCACCAACCCCTGAGCTGTCATTTCCTGATTCTCCGTCAATTTCATACCTCTGAAGGGACATCAACGATGATGCGACCACGTACGACCCTGCTCGCGAGCTGCACCGCCCTCGCCCTGGCCCTCGGCGCCACCGCCTGCGGAGGCGGCCCGGTCGCCGCGGGCGGCGGGGACAAGGAGCTCAGTGGCCAGACGATCACCGTGGCCGGTGTCTGGTCCGGCAGTGAGCAGAAGAACTTCCAGAAGGTGCTGGACGCCTTCACCGAGAAGACCGGCGCCAAGACCCAGTTCACGTCCACCGGTGACAACGTCTCCACCGTCGTCGGCAGCAAGATCGAGGGCGGCAACGCCCCCGACGTGGTGATGGTCCCGCAGGTCGGTGTGCTCCAGCAGTTCGCGAAGGAGGGCTGGCTCAAGCCGCTGTCCAAGACCGCCGAGCAGAGCGTCGACACCAACTACGCGAGCGTGTGGAAGAACTACGGCAGCGTCGACGGCGCCCTGTACGGCCTGTACTTCAAGGCCGCCCACAAGTCGACCGTCTGGTACAGCCCCGACGCCCTCGACCAGGCGGGCGTCAAGCCGCCGACGACGTACGACGCGATGCTGAAGGCCGGGCACACCGTCTCCGAGTCGGGCCTCGCGGCCTTCTCCGTCGCAGGTCAGGACGGCTGGACGCTCACCGACTGGTTCGAGAACATCTACCTCTCCCAGGCCGGACCCGAGAAGTACGACGCCCTGGCAGCCCACAAGATCAAGTGGACCGACCCGACCGTGGTCGAGGCCCTCACCACCCTCGGCAAGCTGTTCAAGGACAAGCAGCTGATAGCCGGCGGCCAGAAGGAGGCGCTGAACACCGACTTCCCCGGCTCCGTCGAGAAGGTCTTCGGGCCCGAGCCCGCGGCCGGCATGGTCTACGAGGGCGACTTCGTCGCCGGCGTCGCCAAGGACCAGTTCGGCAAGAAGATCGGCGAGGACGCGAACTTCTTCCCCTTCCCGCCGGTCGGCGCCGGGAAGGCGCCCGTGGTCAGCGGCGGCGACGCGGCCGTCGTACTCAAGGACGGCAAGAACCAGAAGGCCGCCATGCGGTTCCTGGAGTACCTCGCGACCCCTGAGGCGTCCGCGGTCTGGGCCGAGGCGGGCGGTTTCCTCTCCCCGAACAAGGAGCTCGACCTCGCCTCCTACGGCGACGACGTCACCCGCGAGACCGCCAAGTCCCTCGTCGCCGCGGGTGATTCGGTTCGCTTCGACATGTCCGACCAGGCTCCGGCCGCGTTCGGCGGCACCAAGGGCGCTGGCGAATGGAAGATCCTGCAGGACTTCCTGCGCGACCCGTCGGACCCGAAGGCGACCGCGGGCGAGCTGGAGAAGGCAGCGGCCAAGACGTACCAGGGCTGATCGTCATGACCGCCACGCTTCTGAAGGAAGCGAGCCCCCCACCCGTCGCCGCGGCCAGCCGTAAACGTCGTGCCCGGCGACGGGGCCGGGTCATCGCGCTCGCCTTCGTCTTCCCCGCTCTGCTCCTGCTGGGTGCGCTCGTCGTCTACCCGGTGCTGTTCTCGGTGGGCCGCAGCTTCTTCGACGCCTCCGGCACCCGCTTCGTGGGCGCCGACAACTACAGCGCGATGTTCCGCGACCCCGCCACCCTCAAGGCCATCCGCAACACCACCATCTGGGTGGTCATCGCGCCGACCCTGCTCACCGGGCTCGGCCTCGTCCTCGCCGTCCTCGTCGAAAAGGTCCGCTGGGCAACGGCGTTCAAGCTGCTGCTGTTCATGCCGATGGCCGTCTCCTTCCTCGCCGCGGGCATCATTTTCCGGCTCGCCTACGACGAGGACCCCGACAAGGGCGTCCTGAACGCCGCCGTCGTCTCCGTGCACGACGCCTTCAAGGGCACATCGTCGTACCCGACCGCCCGCGCCCGCGAAGGCCAGGGCCTGGCCAAGGGCGCCGACGGCTCGTACGGTACGACCGCCGCCTCGCCCGGCCACACCGTCGGCCTCGGCCTGATCGGCGTCCTCGCGCAGGACCTGCCGCAGGGTGCGCGGCCCGCCTATGCGGCGGCCACGCAGAAGGCGGCGGCCGACGAGGTGCGCGGCGTCGTCTACCTGGACTTCACGCGCGGCGGGGGAGGGGAGCAGGGCAAGGTCGACCGGCAGGAGAGCGGACTGCCGGAGATGAAGGTCGAGGCGGTGCGGGACGGGAAGACGGTCGCGAGCACCACCACCGCGGCCGACGGATCCTTCCGCTTCCAGGACCTGGGATCGGGCTCGTACACCGTGCGGCTGCCCGCGTCGAACTTCGCCCCGCCGTACGAGGGCATCTCCTGGCTGGGGCCCGCGCTCGTCACGCCCGCCATCATCGGCGCCTACCTGTGGATCTGGACCGGCTTCGCCATGGTCCTGATCGGCGCGGGTCTCGCCGCGCTGCCGCGTGACGCGCTGGAGGCGGCCCGGATGGACGGGGCGAACGAGTGGCAGATCTTCCGCCGGATCACCGTGCCGCTGCTCGCGCCGGTGCTGACCGTCGTCTTCGTGACCCTCGTCATCAACGTGATGAAGGTCTTCGACCTCGTCTACATCATCGCGCCGGGGCCGGTGCAGGAGGACGCCACCGTGCTGGCCACGCAGATGTGGCTGGTGTCCTTCGGCGGCGGCAACAACCAGGGCCTGGGCAGTGCGCTGGGAGTGCTGCTTCTGCTCCTGGTGATCCCCGCCATGGTCTTCAACGTCCGCCGTTTCCGAGGGAGTCAACGATGAACGCGCTCAGGCGGGGGCTCGGCAACAGCCTGGTGCAGGCGTTCCTCGTCGTCGTGGGCCTGGTGTGGCTCACCCCGCTCGCGGGACTGTTCCTGTCCTCGCTGCGGTCCGCTCAGGACGCCGCGAAGGGCGGCTGGTGGACGGCGTTGAGCAGTCCAGGGCAGCTGTCCTTCGACAACTACTCGGCGCTGCTGGGCAATGCGGGGATGACACAGGCGTTCTGGAACACGGTGCTGATCTCGGTTCCGGCGACCTTCCTCGTCGTCGTCATCGCCGCGCTCGCCGGATACGCCTTCGCCTGGCTTGACTTCCCCGGGCGTGAGCCGCTCTTCCTGCTGGTGGTGGCGCTGCTGGTGGTGCCGGTGCAGATCGGCCTGCTCCCGGTGGCCAAACTCTTCGGCCAGCTGGGGCTGTTCGGCACGATTCCGGGCGTCATCCTCTTCCATGTGTCGTACGGGCTGCCGTTCGCGATCTTCCTGTTGCGCAACTACTTCGCGGAGATGCCGCGGGAGATGCTGGAGGCGGCGCGGATGGACGGGGGCGGTGAGTGGCGTATCTTCACGCGGCTCGTGCTGCCGGTGGGACGGCCGGCCATCGCGAGCCTGGCCATCTTCCAGTTCCTGTGGGTCTGGAACGACATGCTGGTCGCGCTGCTCTTCGCCGATAGCTCCTCGCAGCCGCTGACGGTTGAACTCCAGTCGCAGATACGGCAGTTCGGGAGCAACGTCGATGTGCTGGCACCGGGGGCGTTCTTGTCGCTGATCGTGCCGGTGGCCGTGTTCTTCGCCTTCCAGCGGCACTTTGTGCAGGGGGTGATGGCGGGGTCGGTGAAGTGACACCGCTCCTCGAACGCCGGACGGGCTGAAGGATTTCAGCCCGTCCGGCGTTCGAGGACGAGCGCGAAGCGCGATAAGGGGGTCTGGAGGCGGGAGCCCCCAGGTACGGGACGGGTAGGGGCGGAGGGGGCGAAACAACCCCGAGCCGCCCCCGTCAGCCCGTCAGGGAGAAGCTGGCGGATAGAGCGACCGTGGGAGCTGGGCTGCCGCCGCCGCGTCCAACAGCCACAGGGTGCGCGAGCGCCCGTAGGCGCCGGCCGCCGGGGCCTGGATCTCACCCGCGCCCGAGAGGGCGATCGCCGCGGCCTGCGCCTTGTCCTCGCCCGCCGCGAGCAACCACACCTCGCGGGCGGAGCGGATCGCGGGAAGCGTGAGCGAGATCCTGGTCGGCGGCGGCTTCGGCGCGCCGTGCACACCGACCACCATCCGCTCCGTCTCCCGCACCGCCGGCAGCTCCGGGAAGAGCGAGGCCACGTGGGTGTCCGGACCGACGCCCAGCATCAGGACGTCGAACGTCGGCACGGAACCGTGGTTCTCGGGCCCCGAGGCCTTCCTGAGGTCGGCGGCGTACGACTCCGCCGCCGCCTCCACGTCGGCGCCGAACGGACCGTCGGACGCGGGCATCGGGTGCACCCGCGCGGGGTCCAGCGGCACCGAGTCCAGCAGCGCCGCACGGGCCTGCGTGTCGTTGCGGTCGGGGTCGCCCTCGGGCAGGTACCGCTCGTCGCCCCACCACAGGTCGAGGCGGCCCCAGTCGACGGCGTCCCGGGCGGGCGCGGCCGCGAGGGCCGCGAGGAGTCCGTTGCCGTTGCGGCCGCCCGTGAGCACGACCGAGGCGTAGCCGCGCGAGGTCTGCGCGTCCACGATCTTCGTGATCAGCCGGGCCGCGGCGGCCTGGGCCATCAGCTCCTTGTCGCGGTGGACGACAAGCTGCGGAGTGCTCACTTGGCGGCCGCCTCCTGCGCGGGAGCCTTTTTGGCCGTCTTGACCGCACCCGCATCCGCATCCGGCGCGGAGGCCTCCTCGGAGTCCTCGGTCGCCGTCGCGATCAGCCGGTCCACCCCGTAACGCAGCGCCGACGCGTACGTGTCGTCCGGGTCGAGGCGGCGCAGCTCCTCCGCGATCAGCTCGGACGTCTCGCGGCGCTTGAGTGCCACCGCGCGGTCGGGCTGCCCCTGGATGGACAGGGTCGCCAGCGAGCCGTCGGCCCGGTCGAGCACGATCGGGCCGCAGCTCGTGTCGAGCCGGACGCCGGTGAGGCCGGGGCCGGAGGACATGGTGCGCTGGACGGGGACGCCGAGGCGGTCCGCGAGCCACATCGCCAGCAGCTCGCAGCTCGGGTTGAACTCCTCGCCCTCCACCTCGACCGCGGCCACCTCGCAGGTGACCTGGTCCAGGGCCGCGGCCAGCATCGAGCGCCAGGGCGTGATGCGGGTCCACGACAGGTCCGTGTCACCGGGGGTGTAGGCGTCGGCGCGGGCGCTCAGCTCCCGTATCGGCGCCTCGGCGGCGTAGGTGTCGGTCACGCGGCGCTGGCCGAGCGCGCCGAGCGGGTCGTTTGCCGGGTCGAGCGGAGCGTTCACCGGCCACCAGACGACGACGGGCGCGTCCGGCAGGAGCAGCGGCAGGACGACCGACTGGGCGTGGTCGGCGACCTCGCCGTACAGGCGCAGGACGACCGTCTCGCCGGTGCCTGCCTCGGCTCCGAGGCGGACCTCGGCGTCGAGGCGCGACTTCGTGCGGTCGCGGGGCGAACGCGAGACGCGCTTGATGACCACGAGGGTGCGCGAGGGGTGCTCGCGCGAGGCCTCGTTGGCGGCCTTCAGGGCGTCGTAGGCGTTCTCCTCGTCGGTGACGATGACCAGGGTGAGCACCATGCCGACGGCGGGTGTGCCGATGGCACGGCGGCCCTCCACCAGCGCCTTGTTGATCTTGCTGGCCGTGGTGTCCGTGAGATCGGTCTTCATGGGCGCCGCCAGCTCCGTCCGTCTCGTTCGAGCATCTCGTCCGCCTCGACCGGGCCCCACGTGCCCGCGGGGTACTGCGCGGGCTTGCCGTGCTTGTCCCAGTACTCCTCGATCGGGTCGAGGATCTTCCAGGACAGCTCGACCTCCTCGGTGCGCGGGAAGAGGTTCGAGTCGCCGAGCAGGACGTCGAGGATCAGCCGCTCGTACGCCTCCGGGCTGGACTCCGTGAACGACTCGCCGTACGCGAAGTCCATCGAGACGTCCCGGATCTCCATGGAGGTGCCCGGCACCTTGGAGCCGAAGCGGACCGTGATGCCCTCGTCGGGCTGGACGCGGATGACGATCGCGTTCTGGCCCAGCTCCTCCGTCGCGGTGTGGTCGAAGGGGGAGTGCGGTGCCCTCTGGAAGACGACCGCGATCTCGGTGACCCGGCGGCCGAGGCGCTTGCCGGTGCGCAGGTAGAAGGGCACGCCCGCCCAGCGGCGGTTGTCGATCTCGACCTTGATCGCGGCGTAGGTGTCGGTCTTCGACTTGGGGTCGATGCCGTCTTCCTGGAGATAGCCGACGGCCTTCTCGCCGCCCTGCCAGCCCTCCGCGTACTGCCCGCGGACCGAGTTCTTGCCCAGGTCCTTCGGCAGCCTCACGGCGCCGAGCACCTTGGTCTTCTCGGCGGCGAGCGCGTCCGCGTCGAAGGAGGCGGGCTCCTCCATGGCGGTGAGGGCCAGCAGCTGGAGCAGATGGTTCTGGATGACGTCACGGGCCGCGCCGATGCCGTCGTAGTAACCCGCGCGGCCACCGATGCCGATGTCCTCGGCCATGGTGATCTGCACGTGGTCCACGAAGGACCGGTTCCAGATCGGCTCGAACATCTGGTTGGCGAAGCGGAGCGCCAGGATGTTCTGGACGGTCTCCTTGCCGAGGTAGTGGTCGATGCGGAAGACCTGGTCCGGCGCGAAGACCTCGTGGACGACCGAGTTCAGCGCCTCGGCCGACTCGAGGTCGTGGCCGAAGGGCTTCTCGATGACCGCACGGCGCCAGGAGCCGCCCGACTGGTCCGCCAGGCCGTGCTTCTTCAACTGCTTGATGACCACCGGGAAGGCGGACGGCGGCACGGACAGGTAGAAGGCGAAGTTGCCGCCCGTGCCCTGTGCCTTGTCCAGCTCATCGATGGTGGAACGCAGGCGGTCGAAGGCGTCGTCGTCGTCGAAGGTGCCCTGAACGAAGCGCATGCCCTGGACGAGCTGCTGCCAGACCTCCTCGCGGAAGGGCGTGCGAGCGTGCTCCTTGACCGCGTCGTGGACTTCCTGGGCGAAGTCCTCATGTGCCCACTCGCGGCGTGCGAAGCCGACGAGCGAGAAGCCCGGCGGCAGCAGACCCCGGTTGGCGAGGTCGTACACGGCGGGCATCAGCTTTTTACGTGACAAATCGCCCGTGACGCCGAAGATCACCAGGCCCGACGGCCCCGCGATACGCGGGAGCCGTCGGTCTGCGGGGTCACGCAGCGGGTTGCTGCTTGACAAGGTTTCAGCCCTCCGAGGGGGCGAGGCGCTGAAGCTCCGCCTCGGTCGACTTGAGGAGGTCGTTCCAGGACGCCCCGAACTTGTCGACGCCCTCGTCCTCCAGTAGCTGGACCACGTCGTTGTACGAGATCCCGAGCTTCTCGACCGCGTCGATTTCTGCGCGGGCCTGCTCGTACGTACCGGCGATGGTGTTACCGGTGATCTGGCCGTGGTCCTCGGTGGCCTCCAGGGTGGCCTCCGGCATGGTGTTCACCGTGTTCGGCGCGACCAGGTCGTCGACGTACAGGGTGTCCTTGTACGCCTTGTCCTTGACGCCGGTCGAGGCCCACAGCGGACGCTGCTTGTTGGCCTGCGCCCTGTCGAGGGCCGCCCAGCGGTCGGAGGAGAAGACCTCCTCGTAGGCCTGGTAGGCGAGCCGGGCGTTGGCGAGACCCGCCTTGCCGCGGACGGCCTTGGCCTCGGGCGTGCCGAGCGCGTCGATCCGCTTGTCGATCTCGGTGTCCACACGCGACACGAAGAAGGACGCCACGGAGTGGATCTTCGAGAGGTCGAGACCCCGCTCGCGGGCCTTCTCCAGGCCGCTCAGGTAGGCGTCCATGACCTCGCGGTAGCGCTCCAGCGAGAAGATCAGCGTGACGTTGACGCTGATGCCCAGGCCGATGACCTCGGTGATCGCCGGAAGACCCGCCTTGGTCGCCGGGATCTTGATCAGGGTGTTGGGGCGGTCCACCAGCCAGGCCAGCTGCTTGGCCTCGGCGATGGTCGCCTTCGTGTTGTGCGCCAGACGCGGGTCGACCTCGATCGAGACCCGGCCGTCCTGGCCGCCGGTCGCGTCGAAGACCGGGCGCAGGATGTCGGCGGCGTCGCGGACATCTGCCGTCGTGATCATGCGGATGGCTTCTTCGACGGTGACCTTGCGGGCGGCGAGGTCGGCGAGCTGCTGCTCGTAACCGTCACCGCTGCTGATCGCCTTCTGGAAGATCGACGGGTTGGTGGTGACGCCCACGACGTGCTGCTGGTCGATCAGTTCGGCGAGATTGCCGGACGTGATCCGCTTGCGCGACAGGTCGTCCAGCCAGATCGCGACGCCTTCCTCGGAGAGGCGCTTGAGTGCGTCTGTCATGGAAATTGCATCTCCTACGTGTCGTATATCAGCGTCAGCGCTGGGCTGCGGCGATCGATTCCCGGGCGGCATTGGCGACGTTCTCGGCAGTGAAACCGAATTCACGGAAGAGCACCTTGCCGTCGGCCGAAGCACCGAAGTGCTCCAGCGAAACAATGCGTCCGGCGTCTCCGACGAACCGGTGCCAGGTCAGACCGATACCGGCCTCGACCGCGACCCGCGCCTTCACCGACGGCGGCAGCACGCTGTCCCGGTACCCCTGGTCCTGCTCCTCGAACCACTCCACGGACGGCATCGACACGACCCGCGTCGGCACACCCTCCGCCTGGAGCTGCTCGCGCGCCTCGACGGCCACGTGCACCTCGGAACCGGTGGCGATCAGGACCACCTCGGGCTCGCCGCCATCGGCCTCGAACAGGACGTAACCGCCCTTGGCGGCATCCTCGTTGGGCTCGTACGTCGGCACGCCCTGACGGGTCAGCGCGAGGCCGTGCGGGGCACCCTTGCCGAACACCTTCGTGTAGCGCTTGAGGATCTCGCGCCAGGCGATCGCGGTCTCGTTGGCGTCCGCGGGACGGACGAGGTTGAGACCGGGGATCGCGCGCAGCGAGGACAGATGCTCGATGGGCTGGTGCGTCGGGCCGTCCTCGCCCAGACCGATCGAGTCGTGCGTCCACACGTACGTCACCGGCAGATGCATGAGGGCCGACAGGCGCACCGCGTTGCGCATGTAGTCGGAGAACACCAGGAAGGTGCCGCCGTAGATGCGGGTGTTGCCGTGCAGCGCGATGCCGTTCATCTCCGCGGCCATGGCGTGCTCACGGATACCGAAGTGGATCGTGCGGCCGTACGGGTCGGCCTCGGGCAGCGGGTTGTCCGCCGGGAGGAACGAGCTGGTCTTGTCGATCGTGGTGTTGTTCGAGCCGGCCAGGTCGGCGGAGCCGCCCCACAGCTCGGGGATCACCGCGCCGAGCGCCTGCAGCACCTTGCCGGACGCGGCACGGGTGGCGAGGCCCTTGCCCGCCTCGAAGACCGGGAGCTTCTCCTCCCAGCCCGCGGGCAGCTCGGTGGCGGCGATGCGGTCGTAATCGGCGGCGCGGCCGGGGTTGGCGGTGCGCCACGCCTGGTACGACTTCTCCCACTCGGCCTTGGCCTGGACGCCCCGGTCGAGAGCCTGGCGGGTGTGCGCGAGAACCTCGTCGGCGACCTCGAAGGTCTGCTCCGGGTCGAAGCCGAGGACGCGCTTGGTGGCCGCGACCTCGTCGTCGCCGAGCGCCGAGCCGTGCGCGGCCTCGGTGTTCTGCGCGCTCGGCGCGGGCCAGGCGATGATCGAGCGCATCGCGATGAAGGACGGCTTGTCCGTCACCTTCTTCGCGGCCTCGATCGCGTGGTAGATCGCCTGCGGGTCCAGGTCGCCGTTCGGCTTCGGGTCCACGCGCTGCACATGCCAGCCGTACGCCTCGTACCGCTTCACGGTGTCCTCGGAGACGGCCGTCTCCGTGTCGCCCTCGATCGAGATGTGGTTGTCGTCCCACAGCAGGATCAGGTTGCCGAGCTCCTGGTGGCCGGCCAGCGAGGACGCCTCCGAGGAGATGCCCTCCTGCAGACAGCCGTCACCGGCGATGCAGTAGATGAAGTGGTCGAACGGGGACTCGCCCTTGGGGGCGTCCGGGTCGAACAGACCGCGCTCGTAGCGGGAGGCCATCGCCATGCCCACCGCGTTGGCGACACCCTGGCCGAGCGGGCCGGTCGTGGTCTCCACGCCCGTCGTGTGACCGTACTCGGGGTGCCCCGGGGTCTTGCTGCCCCACGTCCGGAAGGACTTCAGGTCGTCCAGCTCCAGGCCGAAACCGGCCAGGTAGAGCTGGGTGTAGAGGGTCAGGGACGAGTGGCCGGCGGACAGCACGAAGCGGTCGCGTCCGACCCAGTCGGCGTCCGCCGGGTCGTGCCGCATCACCTTCTGGAAGAGGGTGTACGCGGCGGGCGCGAGGCTCATCGCCGTACCGGGATGGCCGTTGCCGACCTTCTGTACGGCATCGGCGGCCAGGACGCGGGCGGTGTCCACGGCCCGCTGGTCCAACTCGGTCCACTCGAGGTCTGTGGTGGTCGGCTTGGTGCTCACCCTGAGTCAGGGCTCCTCTCCACATGTCACGCATGTCGAATGCCGGTGCACTGGGCGCCACCGGCCGTTGTCGAGCCTACCCCCGTAAGTACGTGCGTTTTTTCGAGTCATTCCAGACTGCCGGGACTCTTCGGGATCCGCCTCCCGACAAGGCCGTTCCCTGTCCGGCAAGTGAATACGGAGCCGCTCGAAGGAGTGCTCAATCGAGTGTCTGCCGGCTCTTCCAGCAGTGCTGCTCAACACGACCCCACCCCCGCGAAGGTCGAGGTCTGGGCAACGTCTAAAGTGGCGTGGTACGCGCGAGCCGTCACGGGGAGTTCACACCCGGGGGCTTGCTGGGATGTCTCTGTCAGGGGTGTGCGTGACGGCCGTCGAATCCCGTCCAGCGGGGGTACTGGAGGCGAGCGAGAGCTCGAGCCACCGGCCGTTCGGGGCCCGTGTCAAGGCGTTCGTGGCGCTGACCAAGCCGCGGATCATCGAACTGCTGCTGATCACCACCGTTCCGGTGATGTTCCTGGCCGACCAGGGAGTGCCCGACCTGAAGCTGGTGCTCCTCACCTGCCTCGGCGGCTACCTCTCGGCGGGCGGCGCCAACGCGCTGAACATGTACATCGACCGTGACATCGACGCCCTCATGGAGCGCACCTCGCAGCGCCCGCTGGTCACCGGCATGGTCAGCCCGCGCGAATGCCTCGCCTTCGGCATCGCCCTCGCCGTCGTCTCGACGCTGCTGTTCGGCCTGACCGTCAACTGGCTGTCCGCCTGGCTGTCGCTCGGAGCACTCCTCTTCTACGTCGTCGTCTACACGATGCTCCTCAAGCGGCGTACGTCGCAGAACATCGTGTGGGGCGGCATCGCGGGCTGTCTCCCGGTGCTCATCGGCTGGTCGTCCGTCACGAACTCCCTGTCGTGGGCGCCGGTCATCCTCTTCCTCGTCATGTTCTTCTGGACGCCGCCGCACTACTGGCCGCTGTCCATGAAGGTGAAGGACGACTACGCGCGCGTGGGCGTGCCGATGCTGCCGGTCGTCGCCTCCAACAAGGTGGTCGCCCGACAGATCGTCATCTACAGCTGGGTGATGGTCGCGGTCTCGCTGCTGCTCACCC
This genomic interval from Streptomyces dengpaensis contains the following:
- a CDS encoding heme o synthase, which encodes MCVTAVESRPAGVLEASESSSHRPFGARVKAFVALTKPRIIELLLITTVPVMFLADQGVPDLKLVLLTCLGGYLSAGGANALNMYIDRDIDALMERTSQRPLVTGMVSPRECLAFGIALAVVSTLLFGLTVNWLSAWLSLGALLFYVVVYTMLLKRRTSQNIVWGGIAGCLPVLIGWSSVTNSLSWAPVILFLVMFFWTPPHYWPLSMKVKDDYARVGVPMLPVVASNKVVARQIVIYSWVMVAVSLLLTPLGYTGWFYTAVALAAGGFWLWEAHGLQNRAKAEVTGGKLKEMRLFHWSITYVSILFVAVAVDPFLR
- the opcA gene encoding glucose-6-phosphate dehydrogenase assembly protein OpcA, whose protein sequence is MKTDLTDTTASKINKALVEGRRAIGTPAVGMVLTLVIVTDEENAYDALKAANEASREHPSRTLVVIKRVSRSPRDRTKSRLDAEVRLGAEAGTGETVVLRLYGEVADHAQSVVLPLLLPDAPVVVWWPVNAPLDPANDPLGALGQRRVTDTYAAEAPIRELSARADAYTPGDTDLSWTRITPWRSMLAAALDQVTCEVAAVEVEGEEFNPSCELLAMWLADRLGVPVQRTMSSGPGLTGVRLDTSCGPIVLDRADGSLATLSIQGQPDRAVALKRRETSELIAEELRRLDPDDTYASALRYGVDRLIATATEDSEEASAPDADAGAVKTAKKAPAQEAAAK
- the tal gene encoding transaldolase gives rise to the protein MTDALKRLSEEGVAIWLDDLSRKRITSGNLAELIDQQHVVGVTTNPSIFQKAISSGDGYEQQLADLAARKVTVEEAIRMITTADVRDAADILRPVFDATGGQDGRVSIEVDPRLAHNTKATIAEAKQLAWLVDRPNTLIKIPATKAGLPAITEVIGLGISVNVTLIFSLERYREVMDAYLSGLEKARERGLDLSKIHSVASFFVSRVDTEIDKRIDALGTPEAKAVRGKAGLANARLAYQAYEEVFSSDRWAALDRAQANKQRPLWASTGVKDKAYKDTLYVDDLVAPNTVNTMPEATLEATEDHGQITGNTIAGTYEQARAEIDAVEKLGISYNDVVQLLEDEGVDKFGASWNDLLKSTEAELQRLAPSEG
- the tkt gene encoding transketolase, with the protein product MSTKPTTTDLEWTELDQRAVDTARVLAADAVQKVGNGHPGTAMSLAPAAYTLFQKVMRHDPADADWVGRDRFVLSAGHSSLTLYTQLYLAGFGLELDDLKSFRTWGSKTPGHPEYGHTTGVETTTGPLGQGVANAVGMAMASRYERGLFDPDAPKGESPFDHFIYCIAGDGCLQEGISSEASSLAGHQELGNLILLWDDNHISIEGDTETAVSEDTVKRYEAYGWHVQRVDPKPNGDLDPQAIYHAIEAAKKVTDKPSFIAMRSIIAWPAPSAQNTEAAHGSALGDDEVAATKRVLGFDPEQTFEVADEVLAHTRQALDRGVQAKAEWEKSYQAWRTANPGRAADYDRIAATELPAGWEEKLPVFEAGKGLATRAASGKVLQALGAVIPELWGGSADLAGSNNTTIDKTSSFLPADNPLPEADPYGRTIHFGIREHAMAAEMNGIALHGNTRIYGGTFLVFSDYMRNAVRLSALMHLPVTYVWTHDSIGLGEDGPTHQPIEHLSSLRAIPGLNLVRPADANETAIAWREILKRYTKVFGKGAPHGLALTRQGVPTYEPNEDAAKGGYVLFEADGGEPEVVLIATGSEVHVAVEAREQLQAEGVPTRVVSMPSVEWFEEQDQGYRDSVLPPSVKARVAVEAGIGLTWHRFVGDAGRIVSLEHFGASADGKVLFREFGFTAENVANAARESIAAAQR
- the zwf gene encoding glucose-6-phosphate dehydrogenase, which codes for MSSSNPLRDPADRRLPRIAGPSGLVIFGVTGDLSRKKLMPAVYDLANRGLLPPGFSLVGFARREWAHEDFAQEVHDAVKEHARTPFREEVWQQLVQGMRFVQGTFDDDDAFDRLRSTIDELDKAQGTGGNFAFYLSVPPSAFPVVIKQLKKHGLADQSGGSWRRAVIEKPFGHDLESAEALNSVVHEVFAPDQVFRIDHYLGKETVQNILALRFANQMFEPIWNRSFVDHVQITMAEDIGIGGRAGYYDGIGAARDVIQNHLLQLLALTAMEEPASFDADALAAEKTKVLGAVRLPKDLGKNSVRGQYAEGWQGGEKAVGYLQEDGIDPKSKTDTYAAIKVEIDNRRWAGVPFYLRTGKRLGRRVTEIAVVFQRAPHSPFDHTATEELGQNAIVIRVQPDEGITVRFGSKVPGTSMEIRDVSMDFAYGESFTESSPEAYERLILDVLLGDSNLFPRTEEVELSWKILDPIEEYWDKHGKPAQYPAGTWGPVEADEMLERDGRSWRRP